The Metarhizium brunneum chromosome 3, complete sequence DNA window GTTAGGAAGCAGTCTGGTAGCTGTATGGTAGGTTTTAGTCCAATTAGGCAACTAGACAACTGGTAGCCTAGTACTGGTTTTTCCCTACGAGCGGTGTCGTAGCAGAAGTTGGAGTTATATAGAGTAATAGCCTATTAGGATAAATCAATAAATACATCAAATTGATATTATACGTCAACGCTCCTCAACTACATCTGGTATGCATCTTGTTCAACTACTTACTTCCACGCCATGGGCAGAACCCACCAAGAATTACCGCGAAAAGACAGCACCAGGGTACGACATGACGCTCACGCTCAAAACACCTCGTCCGGCTCCCAGGCCAATTCCCTCGTCTCACTCTCCGCCACCTTCCCGTCCACAAACGCCTCCATAGCGGCCCTGGCCTGCTCATCAAGCAGCTCCAGTCTCTTCATCCAAGCATCTCCAGGGTCGGAATCGCCTTTATCCGGACCAAAAAACCGCGGGTCCAACTTCTCCCAAAAGACGCCGTCAAAGGCAAAATTCCTCCGAGCCGCGTAGACTGTCCAGAAGTCACCGCTCGCCCAGCTCTCGCGCATCTCGCCAGAAAGCCGCTGctcctgcagcagctgcCCAGCGGCAATGGAGGCGTCTTCGCAGTCCACCATGGCCTTTAAGAACGTGGCGAGCCGGCGCTCGTATTGCTGTACCCAGTCATCTAGGCCGTTTTCCCAGTACTCTGGCTGTTCGATGAGCAGCCACCAGGGAGGAGCAAAGGTGAATTCGCTGGGGGCCGCGTACGAAAACTCCCAGTCAATCACGGCGACAATTTGCAagttggcgtcgaggaggatgTTGGATGGCCGGAGGTCGTCGCACCAGAACCTGAATGGCCCTTTGTCGTGGCGGTCTGACACAAGTTTCCTTTCACGAGCAAGCTTTTGGAAGAGCTGTCTCGCAGTATATTTGCGCTGACAGTCGGCCCTGGACTCGATTGCATCGTTTCTTTGGCTGGTTAGATGGTCAACGTGGAGTTTTGCCAGGGCTTGGAAGTACTCCGACGAGGTATTGAATCTGGACGTGGGTAGTTTTGCTCGTGGGAAGGTTCCCGTCCTGACCAACTCGTTCATGGGCATTGACAGCGGGCGCCGCGTTACCTCCCATGACCATTCGTGCGTCTCTTCTAGCGCTCCGATTAAAGGAAGCTCCAACTTGGACAGCTGGAGGAGGATACTTGCAACCTGGCGATAGAGCATTTCGAGCTTCGCTTCGTCAATGTTGGGGTCCAGAACGGGCGGTATATCAAGCGTGAGTCCCGGCGTGTTGAGGGCCGCCGTCATATTCATTTCGTGGTTGATGTagtccatgatgatgaacGGCCCTATGCCGAGGGGGCTCTCTTCTCTCGTCCCCCAGTGGAGGATAAAAGGAACGGGAATGGCGGTGTGGTCCTGGATGTAGCGTATCGTGGCGACTTCATTCCGAATCTTCTCCTCGGGGAACATTGTCCTGCCTGGCTTCGCGAACCGTATCACGGCCGAGCCGCCGTCTAGGTAGGTCAAGCGAAATAGGGCGTTGAACGCGCCGGCTTTGAGGGGGCCGATTTCTTGAGGGACGCCCTGGCGGTGCTTGGCGACAAAGTTGCCAATGGCTAGCATGGTCGGAGTCGTCAAGACACTCTCGCGCCATTCTCTCTCGATGCGGTCGCTTTCCTCCCACgcgacgtcgtcgccctgCATCCACATGGTGCTGTTCGACGTAGAGCCAGAACGTGGAGGGAATGGATAGGGGACCAAGTGACTCCTCTCCTCCCATGCTGCTGCCTGGGGCTATgcagtacatatgtatgcacgTCACATACCCTTGCCCAAGCCGactgggcaacattgaagataaGTACCGTTGCCACTTGGTTGGTTGGTCGGTTGGTCGACCGTCACTTGCAACTCAACCTGCGCATTGTAGTAGTTAAATGTCAGTACTAATTTCGATTCATGTTTGTTACCTGTTTGTATATCTCGCTTCAGTACAGCAATAACATGGGGAATACGACGATTGATAATCTAGCACCGCTGTGTAGCGTATCTGTGATATCGCGACAAGGCTcgtagagggcttggagtcaaTAGCTTAATTCATATATTaaacagtctttggtatcaatggtccttggttttcacAAGGCCCGGATGGACCAAAGAGTTCTATAAATACAAAATGTCGGTGAGTGCATTATGCCCCAGTCCCGCGATCGTAGTCCTCATGTAGCCGTGTGACAATATTTCCAACAGCAACACAAGGAAGACTATTCGACCAAGTCGCTCACGTCATCACTCGGTTCCTTGTACGATCCTCCCTCGGGTCGAGCTCCTCGTGTCGTTTCTTCGATAATGTTGGACTTGTCAATGCCGTCAACCATGTCTTCCTCTGCCAATTGTCAGctacttttaaaattattttgGTTGATGGTAGATACTAGGCGGATCAACATACGCAGTTCCGGGTTGTTGTGGACCGTCTCATCAATGTCCTCTTCGGCGACATCCGTCGGCAGGGGCTTGACATCCTTGACATTGGAAGTGACGGGCTCGTCGTTGAGAAAATTACCGTCGTCTGCGTTGGGAGCCATGTTGTAGGTGAATGGGTACAATGATTTTTGTCCAAGAAGTCAGGCGTTGTGAGGTTTTATTATCGACTTGATTCGTGCAAGCGCTCTTAGAGTTATTTAATCTGTATAACTGCTGGATGTTGAGGAGCTTATATACACGTTCTGCAATTGCCTTGAGCCATATTACCGTTGTGCATCGGTAGCAAATTTATCCTTTGTAGCCGTCAATACCGATTAAACGAGTCGATCGCGATCAGATTCTATAATGACCTGCATCACCCCGGGGAAACAGATCGATCGACATACAACCTTCCAGCTTTGGACTTGCACAGGGCGCCAGCTTTTACGTCGTTGAGGGAAAGCTTATGCTTAGTAATTAGATTTTGCTTTTCTTCCGCCCGTTGATCGTGTCTGGTACTATTCCCCGGTGACGGGGTGCATGTCTTAACAGCGGGTCATGTCGAGCTAGAAAGACTAAATCCGGAGATCGGGATGGGAGTGGTGACGAATTGAGAACGGGGCGGCGATCGAGATGTCTGGTCTGACTGCCGCTACGTCCGCTCTCTACATGCACCGAGCTTAGAAGTCCGGTTGTAAAATATTTCTCTGTAGCCTGTCAATTTTCCTGACGTGGACTGTAGTGCCCTCCATGTAGGAATAAGCGCCCACACGTCCATAGCAAAATCGCAGGTCAGACTAACACAGCTGTTGCGTTGCCACGGAAACGGGATGCCTGTTTCCACGTGATACATGTAGGACGAATAACCTCGTTCGCTCAAGCTAGCTATCATCTCCTCCATACAAAGGGTAGCCCTGAGAACACTGCGGTATGGCCGAGTTCTCGGTAGGAAATATCCGTTCATGGCTTCTGGATCTGCCAGAGTCATTTGAACACTCGCCAGGGCTGCCAAACCACGCTCCTGCTCCCGCTGCATTGTCGACTGAAGCAAAGAAACGCAAAGCAGACCTGCGACTGACGCCTCCCACAATACCGCGTAATAgaagtaattaataataatataataaccCTAAGCTAGGGCAGGAgatactatataatatattattatataagtagatagtaagtttataaatagatgACTATTTTCTCACTTCTTCTAGTGTCAACATTCCGAAGCCTGCGGAGAAACTAGTAAGCTTCTAGACACTAGTTGATTAGCGAGGTATGCTAATGAGTTGGGGCTCAAAATCTCGAATACCGACACGTCACTTTTCAATTCACGGAACAGTTGGTTCCGGATCTCAACTGCCTTGAAAGAGTCCACTACACAGTATTAGCATTATTTTAATAGCAGTCAACTGATTAGTAAAGTACAACTTACCTCCGAGTTCATACAATGGACGATCAACGTCAACATCACCTGGTTGAATACCAAGGCCCGGGGCAAGAATCTTCTTTAGTGTATCTTGTATGATGACCAAAGCATCCTGCCGTGACGTTGCTGCTCCAAGGAGCGCGGCCACACTCGGGCCTgatgccatcattgatgagTTGGCGAATATTCTGTAAGAGTCTAGAAACCAATCGGGGTTGTTCTAAGATGAGACGAACTGGATCTATGGTCGAGAAGCTGACATTGCCTTGTAAGAGACCTGGAGGCGTTTGAAAAGCTTGTCCAGGTCCGAGTacgacggcaagacggccaaagTCTGAAAGACAAGTGGCTAGATCATCGTCGATTGTAGCGCCTAGGCCAGAAGACACCATGATATCTATGCCAACACCCTGAGTCTTCAGCACCAGATAAGAAGCGAGAGAAGCATTCTTTTCGTGTTGGTTGACAATGATGATGGACTCTTTAGGCAGACGAAAAGTCTGCAAAAGCTGAGATTTTTGTTCTGCATTTTTGACTGTTGCGAATATTTTGGCCTTTTCAGTCTGGCTagcaagacgaagaagagcttGACCCAACTCTGTGGCACCGTTTTGAATCAGAATGCTATTGCCGCTAGCGAGATACGTGATGTGCTTCAATACATGATACGCCAGCATTAAGGTCCATATACTAGCAGCAGAGCCTTGGAGAGGAACATGTTCGTCAAGCTTGAGCAACAGTGATTGATGTCGGCGAACATGAGTTCTGCAGACTCTTGAGCCAAAAACGGCAACGCGATCGCCTTTAAGAAGCCCTGTGACCTCTGAACCATATTGAACAACTCGACCGGTTAGTTGGCTGCCTAGATTTTCACCGTCATTGGAACCGAATGGGTCAATTGAGATGTCGGCCACGGAAACTTCCACCTCTTCCGGACCGAGAGGTTTATCtgcctcatcatcattctCCCAAGCAAGCTCCCGTACATCCATGTGACCAGTAACAAGACGCAAAGGCCCGCAGGTCGAAATGTCTTTCGAGGCTGGCCGAGCTAGCCCTTTCGATGATGCAATCTCAGCATCCATTGACGCATGTTCGACCACCCGAGgtaaaaatatattaccGTTGACTTCGGCCAGTTCCAAGTCTTTTTCAGTGGCGGTGTCATCAACTGAAGTCTTCCAGCTGTCCACTATCAATTCGACCCCTCGAGCACTCGAAACATCAAAGGTCGGGGAGAGATCTATGTGTGCTAGAGTAATCTGAGGGAACTCATTTCGCAACACGCGTAGCAAACCCAGCAAGGGAGCACCCTTCAGACCGGCCTCGGAGCTTGTAAGCATTTGAGTACCAGTAGTAATCCAGAAGACATGTTTGGCAGAGGCGATGAGAGTCTGAAAGTGCTCGAATTCTGTCTTGTTCCAGGTTGTAGTGAATGAATCATCTAGGAGAGAAATAACAAGTCGATCTTTGAGGGAGGCAACATCGTCAAGATACACTTTACGTGTAGTCCTGTTCTCTTGCTTTAAAACACCCTCCAGCGTTCTCGCTAGTAACGGTACGTCGCTGGAGGAGGGTAGGAGGAGACAAACTTCAGTTGCCGGGGTTGCCTTGACACTTTGGTTCACCAGGACGCTAAAATCTGGACCATGGCTCGATTTCACTTGTAATTCTGCAATATTTGCGTCTGGAAGGGTGTTGTGACCGTTTGTGCCGTTCGTCTTGCCCCTCTGTCCATGGGCAATGATGATGCGGCCGCTCAAAGTCATTGCATGCTGCCAATGAGCAAGTTCTGGACCGGAGGTTTCGTCTCGCGCACCTGGGTGTCCAGCAATGATAAGATCAAACTTGGACTCGCCCATGTCTGAAATGCCGTTCCATACTGTAAAGATGACAgtgttcttggccttttctgTCTGTGTCTTCCATTGTTGCAGAGCATCGTCGGATGAACAAGCTATCGTCAGTTGAGCAAACCCCCGGTATGGTGTTTCACCGGTAATGAATGGGCTCATCTCTGCAATTATATCGCTGTGAAGTGTACTTGCCATAACGAGAACACGCAGACCTGCGGACTTGTGGCATTCCAACTCCAACCAATGTCGCAATCTCGAAATTTCTACAGAACCGGATGATGAGACTGGTGTCCCCCTTCGTAAGAGAGCCTCAGGGTCTGCTTTCCAGACAATCTTTGTTGTCTTTTTCTCGTTGCCGTCAGTTAATGCTTGGCTTGTACCGGATGCCCCAGACGAAACTTGAGTCATAATGAGTCCTTTAACAATAATCTTTGGTTCGCTCCAAGAAGCGTCTGAGACAATCAAGTCGGCCGAGAGTTGCTTATCGCGGCGCTTGACCCTTTGAGAGAAGCCGGAGAATAGTTTGCCTGGTCCTTGGGGCAATGGTTCTCTACGGCAATACCCAAGAGATCAGTGCGAGTCTTTTGCCGCAGTCGCTGTTCCTTGGTTGCTGGTGTCTCGTGCCAGTACACTCTTTCATGATTCCAAGCATAACATGGCAGATCAACCACAACTTGAGGAGATTCCACCAAGTCTTGTTCCCGATTGACCTTTGCAAGCAAAATTGGAATGCCAGTGGCCCACAGGCTTCCCACTGCCTTGAGAGCAGTCGTGACAGCATCTTCTTTTCGAACCAGCAAACAAGTATAAAGAAGCTCTGAAGGCAGCTTTGCGTCGATGCTTTCCATTATCTGGACCAACGGGGCCTTTAAAGCAGCGTGAGGCCCAACTTCAAGGAGTGCATCCCACTTTACGGTTGCTTTGCGTCCAGCACGGCGCCCTGACGACCCGACGAGAAGACTGGAGACGGCTTCCGAAAATCGTACTGTGCCGCACATGTTTCTGATCCAATACGACTTGCCAACCTCGATGGGATCAATGAATTGCCCCGTGACTGAGGAGAACATGGGAATCTTTGCTTCCTGGTTCGCGCCTCTAACACCAGCCTCAACCATGGCGCGCAGACAATCATCTGCAACCATTCGCATATGAGGAGAGTGGTATGCCGTCACAACGCGAAGCTTTCGTGCGAAATTACCATCTTTGGCGATGCTCTGCTAAAGAATATCAACAAATTCGGCGTCTCCCGAGAGCGTAACGCTCTTCGGGCTATTGACACAAGCCGTAACAACAGTTTCAGAGGGCATGGTAGCCAAGTATGcttcggcttcttcctccgATATGCCAgccgccaacatggcgcCGACTTTGGACAGATTAGTACTCTACGCCTCAAATATAGTTTATAATAGATTCGGGACTCACCATTTTCAAACGCTTCATATGAAACTTCTAGTACAAGTCTTTTGGCGGGATCCATGCCTGCAGCCTCTTTCGCAGTGACTGAGAAGAACGGCGCATCAAACGCCGCTACATCTTGTTCTAGAAAGAAGCCGTGTGTGGTATTCAACTGATATCAACCAGATTTTGTTAGCAAAGCTGCTGTCAAATGTAAACAAAAGCACATGTGCTGATTTGACTTGCAGAGCCTTTACGGTCCGGATCGGGATGGTACCAGGCATCCGCATGCCATCGTTCTTCGGGCACCTTGGCGTGGGCAGTTCGGGAGTTTTGCATCATATCCCAAAGGCCATGCAACGATGATGCCTCACCAGCGAGACGACAAGCTGCACCAACAATCGCGATGGGTTCAAGAAACTCATCGTTACGGACAGCACCGTGGCCGTTGCACTCAATTCTTGGATGAACCATGGCGGTAGTTGAGTCGTCCTGCAATAATCTGTGAGGTATGTTACaacaatggcggcgttgaaAGACGTGAAATTCCAAGATTTACATTTGTAGGTATTTCTTTCTACGCGTGAATACTTATGGTCAAATccatcaagacggccatgagAGGTTCGACAGTTACACTAAACTGGCCAAATCCAAATCCAACGCTTCCGAATCGGGATTCACGAAGCTATTCTATTgattgttgatgctggtgtAGGCCGGCACGTTCTTGCCACTGTGCATCTTTCAACATGGTTTCGCCCATGTCTCGAAAAACTGGATTTGGATGATTGTACGTAACGGGTAGCCAAGGATGTGCTGCGCGACTTGCCTTGTCATTTGTCGTGTCGGAGCACTACCTATCTTGGAATTTGCGGGTACATATACACATGCAACCAGATCCTTCCAGTCATCAGAATAGGTGACATCCGAATTAGGACTTATTCAGCGTCACATTTTCGTAAATTACCCTTCTGGTAATTCTCTTGGGAGCGAAGATTCCAAATTAGGCTGACCCATTTCTTGATAGGCAACCCTGGGAAAGCCCGTTTGTGAGTCGTCTAATAGCAACAACAGACAGGTTGGGTAGCGCTATTAGGAAAACCGTGAGTATGAAAATTTTATCGTGAACCTCTCATCACTTACGGTACACAACTCCATTTACCAAAATGAAAAGAATATTGGCACTCCATGGCGTTGGTTCGTCAGCGGAAATATTGCGAGACCAGCTCACTCCTGTAGTGAGAGCCCTGAGCCAGAACTACGAGTTTGTCCATCTTGATGGCGCAGTTAGACGAGAAAGAGGGCCAGGAATGGCGCCGTACTATAACGGGCCGTTCTATTCTTACACGACGGGGTATACACCAGCGGAAATCCGTGATACTCTGGATGATCTGAGTGATTTCAtccaagatgatggcccGTTCGACGGGGTTATAGGCTTCAGCCAGGGTGCTTCTGTTGCAGCTTCCTATATTCTCGACCACCAGGCGCAGCATCCAGATAAGGCGCCTCCATTTGGATTCGCCATCTTCCTCTCATCCGTGGCAGCATTTTCACCGGATGATTTGCACTGTCTTCCAATCGTCCAGCGTTTGGTTCAGCAGAACTATGAAGCGGTGCACCATTTCCCTGATAAAATATCCAAGAAACTGGCCGTATCCGACAGTGTATTCGCTGAGTACCTCGCCACCACCTTCAAGATGGCTCGAAAGATTGGAGCTACTATGCCCGACTATGACATTGCCTTCTTTAAACACCGAGATCCGCAAAAAGTGCCTCGCGTGTTGCATCCCGCTTTGACAACGCATCGCATCCAGCTCCCGACGGTACATTTCACCGGGAAGAAAGATGATTTGCCCATGATGGAACAGTCTCGCTTGGTCATGGGCTTATGCGATCCAGCCATGGCGCGTGTGCATCAACACAGCGGTGGGCATGCTGCACCTTCGAAGAAACCAGATGTGGACCGACTGGTGGAAGCTATTGAATGGGCTGTTACGGAAAGCGCCAACCAGGCCACCTTTCATGTGGCCTTGCGAAGGCTACCTACTCGAGGCTTGTTGTAGTTTTATAACCTCGTGTTGGTGTAATTAAACATGTTGGGTCTCAAGATGCGGCAAAACCAAGGGTAGTCCTACTTAAATGGCCAGATTATAGATAGAGTTATATATTTGCTTCATTATggcaccaacaccaaactTGTCACATGAAAACATCTCAACTCCATTGTCCCCTGTCTTGGATATGGATGTGGCCTTTCCGCATCTAGTTATCATGGATCAATCTTCTGTCATTTTACTCTTGATTCGCTAAACCACTCTACTTCGCAGGCTTTGAATATGTGCAAAACTGGGTTGATGAGAGCCAAACCATCTCAGAACGGGGTGGAGATGTCATCTCAAACCTTGGCCGCCATTGTCCAAGCCAATACTGCGCCGGGTGAAAACACAaaagcaagagcagcaaggccgccaaAAGTTTTTCCAAGCTGGCATACCTGCGTATCTGCCCACGATAAAGTTGACAAGGTCTTGCCTGGGATACGACTACAGGTTGCTGAGCTCAATATGGCGGAAGCATACGGAACAAAGGCAGCCAGGATAACCCACCAATCGTTCTGTAAGAAGAGGTGGCAACCTTGGGCAATGACCGAAATGCTAGAGATATCCATACTAGTTGTCCACGGCCAGAAAATTCCAGTCAGAGTAACTGGTGCCAATGCCAAGGATGTAGCCAAAGCGTACAAGTGACCCAAAGCGGAACATGCCCCTGACAGATACAACGACCCTTTGACAAGCGGACCTATGTAGCTTCCGTCCAAAGGAATTCTGCGACATCGTTTGATCAGGACAGCTATGACTGGCTGCGCAAGTGCGAGGATGGTTGGAGTTGTTCGGTAGGATGCTATTAAGAATTGTCGTGTCTCGCTGGAGCAAGAGACGAACGCAGGGTAGATTAACCAGGCAGGTAACACGGCCGCGACTATGCTCGTATATAAAAGCGCCTCAGCATCCTCTGTAGACAGTTTCTTCATGTTTTTCTCTTTAATGCCCTCGTTTTTGAGTTGATGCAAGTGAGCAAAGCAGTATAGCGGATAAACGAAAGCAGCGCCGTAGCTCTGGTTGAAAACACCCCAAAGGAGAGACTCTCTAGAATTTGGTCAATCTTGGTATATTTGAGACATTAGCTCTCACTTACATAATGTTCCACCATAACGGGCTTCCACCCAGCCACCCATGAGCGATGGTGCAGAAAGCGGTCGTCTGCATAGTGCTAAACAAGCTGACGAGCAGCGACCGGTACACAGGGTTTCTATCTCGAAGCAACGCATCGTAAAAAATCACGGGCGACAGTAAAAATTGATCGAGAAATGGGATCTTGGTGTAAACTTTCTGGAGCAGATTGCCGTCTGGAAGCGTACCCGAAGCCTTTACAGCACCAAAAGCTGTCGCCGTGCCGTTTTTAACCAAGGAGCCCCAAAGTGCGTCATAACCGACCGCAGCCAATCCGACAAAGTATGTATGCATATACCAGCTCATTTCTGAGCAATATAGTTGGTAAATGATGTTACTTTCTCATCAAATATCGACAGTAAAGAAGTGTTGGTAGGCTTCGAACCAACAAGTGATGAAGCTTGGTGTGCCAGTCTCGACGTAACGCTGGAACAATTGTGTGGGCGAGACACCGTATTATAAGCAATTGAAAGCTCTCGCATGCACACATGTCCACTGTTTTCCTTATTGGGCAGCCCGCACTGTCTACTTAAACTATTGAGCCTACAAAGAATAATACGGCGGGTACTCAAACACATCTTTGTAGTGAAATACACAGCGGCGAAACCAGGCgcttgctgccgctgccagaGCGCCGAACAATATCAAAGTTGCGAGAACGCCAGACTGAAAGCCTCCAAAGTCCAAGACACTGCCCAATTGAAATATGTAGTGGCGGAGAACTTTAACATACATGACAGGTATGAGTGTCAAGCCCAAGGTGGCCAAGCCGAGCCGTTTCCAGAGTTCTAGCTTCGTTTCAAGAAGCTGTGTCCTGTGCCACGCCACCTTGAAGAATGGTAGCCCTTCATTCTCAAACTCGTCTGACAAGATTTGCTTGCGCATTGTCCTCTTTTCACAAACTGACTGTGTGTTTTCGGTTAGGTAGTTGTCCACAAAACTAATTAAAAGTACCAAGAAGACGCTGCGATACTTACATATTCCGCCAGAGAACCAGTTTCAAACTTGACGAGGGTTTTAAAGGCGTCTTCAGAGTGACCGACAAACTCGAAGTCTCCTGTGGCATCGGTACCTGCCACCTCGAGCATCGCATCTTTTCCACCAGGGTGGTCGTCCAAATACCCCGAGACATCGTAGACTTCGACATTATCGTCATGTCAGTCTAGTTTCTTCGGCTTCCCTGCTTGTGCTCGGTTGTAAAAAGCGTTTACTCACCTTTCCCGTGAATTACTACCCACAAATTGTCTACAGTGTTGTACTGCGCAACATCTTCCAATGTGTACTCTGCTAAGGTTTCTTTAGACTCCATGCCGGCGTTTGATGTTACCCAGATCGATTCAACTTTGGCTTAATCTTTCAACTGTCGAGTACTAAAAACGACAATGAGCCATTGCTCGATTCGCGTCCAAGAGCTCGGGCTAATGCCCAGTCAGGAAGCAATGTCTTATAAGTGCTGAAAAAGACCGGGGGTGTGGAAGTCGGACGACTGACCAACATGGCACTCGCCCAATTAGGCCACTGTACCAAGCCGGACATACCAAGAGCTCGCAAGGTCTTGGTTTTTGCTTTCTGAGGTCATATCCTTTCTAGGATAATATATATTACGTCAATCCTCATGGGTCAGATTGCCGGATACTACGTCCCTGACTCCATTCTTAGATCTTGGGCCTACTCCAACATCTCTATGGTAGATTGCCTTACGCAGCTCAGCTATTTTGGACCACAAGCAAATAGTTGAGTAAAATCACGAACTTACAAAGAATTGCTCAAAAATGGGAGTCAAAGAGTTCACCTTATTAGGCACAACGCAGTGTCAAAATGTCAAACTGGAGGTCGCATTATCCGACGAGATGAGTGATCTCAAATCCGATCTTGCCAATCTATTTGCTATTACCGACGCAACTGGTACGTTTTCTCACAACGAAATTCCAACGTAACGTACTAATCATAATCACAATTTTGCAGCCATCTCACTTCACGGCTCAGCCGACATTCTCGAAACCATTGAAAATGTCATCGACCACCAAGGCAAGATCGGCCTCATGGTGGATGGGTCTCCAATTCGTGCACCACATGCTCCCAAAGAACTCCCTTTCCTCGGTAACCACTTCGAGATTTACCCAGACCACATGGGAAATCATGACCGTCTTTTCACACAATATGGCAGCGTCATCAAGACGGTAAATATGGGAACAACAACTTATCTCACCAATAGCCCTTCTGTCTCGGAGGCCGCCTTGAGTGAAAGCGAATACTTCACCAAAACAACATCAGACCCATCACACCCTTTATACCACATGAGAGATAGTACGGCCCTCTTCATGTGTGACACATCGTCGCCTGCATTTCATCTCGCCCACAAGTTTATTCCGCCCAGCATGACTCCCAACGCCGTTCGCCAATACACACCAAACATGCAGCAAGCCATCGAGGAGTGCTTCTCTGTTTTTGACGAACTAGACAGGCAGGACAAGGCTTTTCATGTATATCAGTACATGTTTAAGCTCGCCGGTCAGATCATCTATCGCATTGTGCTTGGTCTGGACGTCGGCCATTTCAAGACCATTGACACGCCTGCTCATGAAATTATCTACCTACTCGGGGAGTACATGCTGCTGATGAAAAAGACGTCTCTCAGCCCACAATGGTACAAATACTTGCCATTTGGC harbors:
- the alnD_1 gene encoding Cytochrome P450 monooxygenase alnD, whose protein sequence is MGVKEFTLLGTTQCQNVKLEVALSDEMSDLKSDLANLFAITDATAISLHGSADILETIENVIDHQGKIGLMVDGSPIRAPHAPKELPFLGNHFEIYPDHMGNHDRLFTQYGSVIKTVNMGTTTYLTNSPSVSEAALSESEYFTKTTSDPSHPLYHMRDSTALFMCDTSSPAFHLAHKFIPPSMTPNAVRQYTPNMQQAIEECFSVFDELDRQDKAFHVYQYMFKLAGQIIYRIVLGLDVGHFKTIDTPAHEIIYLLGEYMLLMKKTSLSPQWYKYLPFGDHRRLQEVKKRAWALVDEAIDNAEVGGGGKDAPIQEVALDSTCIADYLKRAVDDEGNKLPPEYRLTNIVVLIGAGFVTSSSLLSWIIYALAKYPGNQERLVQELVDHGGSSTKTWSYDEINSLPFLDHFVKETHRLHNPSFQTARNTKKDVIVPGGWQMPAGAIVIPTFPSIHKNKDHWENPERFDPDRWADDATSKKRHRRAFTPFAAGPRGCVGLNVAKLEAKLALANLVYRYHFTDANKEPMQYDPEFLVIRPLNCYARARKRTSWPAKLPTGA
- the alnA_3 gene encoding Highly reducing polyketide synthase alnA is translated as MTQVSSGASGTSQALTDGNEKKTTKIVWKADPEALLRRGTPVSSSGSVEISRLRHWLELECHKSAGLRVLVMASTLHSDIIAEMSPFITGETPYRGFAQLTIACSSDDALQQWKTQTEKAKNTVIFTVWNGISDMGESKFDLIIAGHPGARDETSGPELAHWQHAMTLSGRIIIAHGQRGKTNGTNGHNTLPDANIAELQVKSSHGPDFSVLVNQSVKATPATEVCLLLPSSSDVPLLARTLEGVLKQENRTTRKVYLDDVASLKDRLVISLLDDSFTTTWNKTEFEHFQTLIASAKHVFWITTGTQMLTSSEAGLKGAPLLGLLRVLRNEFPQITLAHIDLSPTFDVSSARGVELIVDSWKTSVDDTATEKDLELAEVNGNIFLPRVVEHASMDAEIASSKGLARPASKDISTCGPLRLVTGHMDVRELAWENDDEADKPLGPEEVEVSVADISIDPFGSNDGENLGSQLTGRVVQYGSEVTGLLKGDRVAVFGSRVCRTHVRRHQSLLLKLDEHVPLQGSAASIWTLMLAYHVLKHITYLASGNSILIQNGATELGQALLRLASQTEKAKIFATVKNAEQKSQLLQTFRLPKESIIIVNQHEKNASLASYLVLKTQGVGIDIMVSSGLGATIDDDLATCLSDFGRLAVVLGPGQAFQTPPGLLQGNVSFSTIDPDALVIIQDTLKKILAPGLGIQPGDVDVDRPLYELGVDSFKAVEIRNQLFRELKSDVSVFEILSPNSLAYLANQLVSRSLLVSPQASEC
- the CB5-A gene encoding Cytochrome b5 isoform A; this translates as MESKETLAEYTLEDVAQYNTVDNLWVVIHGKVYDVSGYLDDHPGGKDAMLEVAGTDATGDFEFVGHSEDAFKTLVKFETGSLAEYSVCEKRTMRKQILSDEFENEGLPFFKVAWHRTQLLETKLELWKRLGLATLGLTLIPVMYVKVLRHYIFQLGSVLDFGGFQSGVLATLILFGALAAAASAWFRRCVFHYKDVFEYPPYYSL
- the alnR gene encoding Asperlin biosynthesis cluster protein G, which encodes MSWYMHTYFVGLAAVGYDALWGSLVKNGTATAFGAVKASGTLPDGNLLQKVYTKIPFLDQFLLSPVIFYDALLRDRNPVYRSLLVSLFSTMQTTAFCTIAHGWLGGSPLWWNIIESLLWGVFNQSYGAAFVYPLYCFAHLHQLKNEGIKEKNMKKLSTEDAEALLYTSIVAAVLPAWLIYPAFVSCSSETRQFLIASYRTTPTILALAQPVIAVLIKRCRRIPLDGSYIGPLVKGSLYLSGACSALGHLYALATSLALAPVTLTGIFWPWTTSMDISSISVIAQGCHLFLQNDWWVILAAFVPYASAILSSATCSRIPGKTLSTLSWADTQVCQLGKTFGGLAALAFVFSPGAVLAWTMAAKV
- the alnB gene encoding Esterase alnB, translated to MKRILALHGVGSSAEILRDQLTPVVRALSQNYEFVHLDGAVRRERGPGMAPYYNGPFYSYTTGYTPAEIRDTLDDLSDFIQDDGPFDGVIGFSQGASVAASYILDHQAQHPDKAPPFGFAIFLSSVAAFSPDDLHCLPIVQRLVQQNYEAVHHFPDKISKKLAVSDSVFAEYLATTFKMARKIGATMPDYDIAFFKHRDPQKVPRVLHPALTTHRIQLPTVHFTGKKDDLPMMEQSRLVMGLCDPAMARVHQHSGGHAAPSKKPDVDRLVEAIEWAVTESANQATFHVALRRLPTRGLL
- the alnA_4 gene encoding Highly reducing polyketide synthase alnA; translation: MVHPRIECNGHGAVRNDEFLEPIAIVGAACRLAGEASSLHGLWDMMQNSRTAHAKVPEERWHADAWYHPDPDRKGSLNTTHGFFLEQDVAAFDAPFFSVTAKEAAGMDPAKRLVLEVSYEAFENVGAMLAAGISEEEAEAYLATMPSETVVTACQSIAKDGNFARKLRVVTAYHSPHMRMVADDCLRAMVEAGVRGANQEAKIPMFSSVTGQFIDPIEVGKSYWIRNMCGTVRFSEAVSSLLVGSSGRRAGRKATVKWDALLEVGPHAALKAPLVQIMESIDAKLPSELLYTCLLVRKEDAVTTALKAVGSLWATGIPILLAKVNREQDLVESPQVVVDLPCYAWNHERVYWHETPATKEQRLRQKTRTDLLGIAVENHCPKDQANYSPASLKGSSAAISNSRPT